ATTACGCTAGATGCTACCGCAATTGCACCGCAGCATCTACCAATTCAAAACGTTGATTTAGCGGTTATTATTGGTAATGTTCTATCCAATGCTATCGAAGCAACTACACGGCAACTTAAAAAAAATAGTGAATCTCAACCTTTTATCAGGTTTTATTTGGCTCCCATGCAAAAAAATCTTTATATTAGTGTCAGTAATACGATGGATAAAAACCCTCAAAACAACTTCATGTCTCTCAAAGCTCCAAACCGACAAGGATATGGTATTCGCCGTATCGACCAAACAGTGAATAAATACCAAGGACATGTCAATCGCCAATGGGAAGAGGGGATTTTTGTCACAGAAATAACCATCCCTTTAATTGATAACCCTGAATAAAACCTCTGTTGTTAAAGTAGATGCAACAGAGGTTTTACCTTTGAAGTCAAAATCTTGACCGTTTATGCTAAAACACTAACTTTTAGACAAATATCCCTTATGATAGATGTGAGGTGAAAGATATGAAGCAACGAGGATATTACTTGAAATTACTGATTCAGGAAATTACTGCCTATAAAAAAACGATTTGGTTGTGGATGGCAATTAGAGTAATTGTTAAAACAATCTTACCCTTTAGTCGTGTATTAATGTCGGCTTTAGTGATTGAATGGTTATTAACGGGTATTGAAATTGAACAATTTTTATGGCAATTAACTATTGGCATTATTTTAATTTGTTTCTTGGAAGTGATTGATAAGCGTTTGTCATTCTATTTCGAGACGGAATCAGATATCTTCCGTATAAAAATAGTGACAAAAATTACCAGTCAAATTTTATTTTTGGATTATCCAAACATACAATCAGAAGAAGGACAAAAAATGTATGCTGAAGCTTTGGGCTTGGCTGGCAGTCCGGCTCAATTGTTTGGACGAATTATTAATGATTTAATGGATTTAGCTAGTGCAGTGATTGGCATAATCATGTATGCCACCTTAATTTTACAAGTTGATGGGATATTTATTTTAATCATTGCTGTAATGATTATTGGTTTACTTATTTTTAAAGGACAACAAAAAAAAATAAATCAATCAATTAGTGAAAAACAGGCTGAAAATAATAAACAAAATAGTTATTTACGTCGTATTTATGGTGATTTACGTTTAGCAAAGGATATCCGTCTATATCAAATGCATGATTGGTTTATAGAAATAAAAACACAAATTACCGATGCGTATGTCGAAATCATGCGTCCAAAAAATAAAGTTCAATTTTTTGAAAATACCTATTTAGCAATAGGAACAATTATTTTAACGGCATTAGCTTATATATTAAGTATTCAGCAAATTGAATCAGGTATTTTGAATGTTAGTGGCTTTGTTGTGTATGTGGGGGCTATCACTCTGTTAGCTTCAACCATTACCGAAGGTATTAATGACTTAGCTGAAATGGATCGTAATTTGCAAGAAGTAAGATATTATGATGATTTTATGCATCAAAATCAAGTCTTTAACCATGGTGAAGGGATGGCGCTACCTACAGAAAATATCCGAATTGAATTAAAAAATGTGACTTATACTTATCCCAACCAAAAAGAACCCGCTTTACGCAATATTAGTATGGTGCTTAATCCACTAGAGAAGGTGGCCATTGTAGGAGAAAATGGCGCAGGAAAATCCACTTTGGTTAAATTAATTTGTGGTTTGTTACTACCCGATTCAGGCGAAATCTTGCTTAATGGTCATCATCAAAATGAATATAATATTTTTGACTATTACCAATTATTTTCGACGGTTTTTCAAGATAGCTTCTTGTTAACCTATACCATTAAAGAAACAATTATCCAGGGATTACCCTATGACGAGGGACATTATCAGTCAGTTCTGAAACATAGCGGCGTCGATAAAATGGTTAATCAATTCAAAATGGGTGATGAAACAAAAATTGTTAAAGCTGTCGATAATGATGCGATACAGTTGTCAGGTGGTCAATTGCAAAAATTAAAGTTGGCACAAGCACTGTATAAAAATGGACCTGTCTTAATTCTCGATGAACCAACGGCAGCGCTCGACCCATTGTCTGAACATGAAGTATATCAAGATTATTTGCATTTTTCTGAAAATAAATTATCATTATTTATTTCGCATCGTTTAGCTTCGACCCGTTTTTGTGATCGGATTATTTATTTAAGGGATGGGGCGATTGTAGAGGTAGGTTCTCATGATCAATTGATTGCTCTAAAAGGACAATATTACACGCTTTATGAAGCTCAAGCACACTATTATCGTGATAATATAGATGATTCCCAAGCTGGCGAAGAGGTTATTGAAGTCGGAGGTGTGATATAAATGAAACATTTAGGATTATATAAAAGAGCTGTCCTTGATTTATGGAGGAGTGGCAAGCGATATTATCTCTTGTTATTGATTCAAACATTTGCAAGGGCTAGTCAAACGTTTGTTTCCTTTATATTTATGAATCGTTTAATTACGTTGTTAAGTGAACAAAACTTAGTGGCTGTTAGGTCGGTAGTTAGCCTATATTTAATTATTTTTACGGTTTTGCATTTACTAACGACCTTATTACAACCTGCAATCAATGATGCTAAGGAGTTAGCTGATCGGCGCATATTAGAATTGCCTTATGAAAAGATGTTAACGATGCGCTACCATATAGTTGATAGTGCTGAAACAAGTCAGAAGCTTGAACGGATTCGCATGAGTAATATGTCAAGGCAGTCAAGTCTATATTTAATCAATGTTCGTATTCCTTTTCTAATGGATTATTTTATTCGTGTGGTATGGTCGTTCATATTGTTAATACCTTTGTTTACACAAGTGCGTGTTACAGGTCAGAGTCAGTGGGATTGGGTCAGTAGTCCTTGGGTATTATTAATCTTTGTGATTGGGATTGTGCTTTCAATTTATATTCAATATTTAAGTTCGCAAAAATCAGCAGAATATATGTCCAATTTAGATGAAAGTGTCATTCGAACAAATACGAAATTTAATTATGAAAATCGTATCCTGGAAAATACGGAATCCGGTAAAGAAATAAGATTGTATCAAATGCAAGATAGACTCTATCAAAATCAAAAAGAATTAGATCAATCAACTGAAAAATTATTACGTGGATTGAATCATGCAGGGATGAATGGTCATCTATTAACCGTCGTTGTGAGTCAATTACTACATTTTGTTGCTTATGCTATTATCGGTATTCGTGTGCTCTTAGGCATGTTACCGATAGGTCAAATTGTCCAATTATCCAGTGCATTGACTCAGTTATTAAGCAATTTACCCAATTTAATCCAATATTTAGCCATGATTCTGTCACAACCAGATACATTGGTTGAATATTATGCTTTTATTGATTTACCAGATGACCAAGATGTAGG
This window of the Fundicoccus culcitae genome carries:
- a CDS encoding sensor histidine kinase, producing MDNLILIIILALIIISGLIGIILHQKKEIAFHKLQQTELDQYATEVELVYSQLRGIRHDYRNHLQVMDVFVESEQFDLLRDYISQLNNELNQVDTIIRTGNTLIDALVNTKLSIAKNNGITLDATAIAPQHLPIQNVDLAVIIGNVLSNAIEATTRQLKKNSESQPFIRFYLAPMQKNLYISVSNTMDKNPQNNFMSLKAPNRQGYGIRRIDQTVNKYQGHVNRQWEEGIFVTEITIPLIDNPE
- a CDS encoding ABC transporter ATP-binding protein; protein product: MKQRGYYLKLLIQEITAYKKTIWLWMAIRVIVKTILPFSRVLMSALVIEWLLTGIEIEQFLWQLTIGIILICFLEVIDKRLSFYFETESDIFRIKIVTKITSQILFLDYPNIQSEEGQKMYAEALGLAGSPAQLFGRIINDLMDLASAVIGIIMYATLILQVDGIFILIIAVMIIGLLIFKGQQKKINQSISEKQAENNKQNSYLRRIYGDLRLAKDIRLYQMHDWFIEIKTQITDAYVEIMRPKNKVQFFENTYLAIGTIILTALAYILSIQQIESGILNVSGFVVYVGAITLLASTITEGINDLAEMDRNLQEVRYYDDFMHQNQVFNHGEGMALPTENIRIELKNVTYTYPNQKEPALRNISMVLNPLEKVAIVGENGAGKSTLVKLICGLLLPDSGEILLNGHHQNEYNIFDYYQLFSTVFQDSFLLTYTIKETIIQGLPYDEGHYQSVLKHSGVDKMVNQFKMGDETKIVKAVDNDAIQLSGGQLQKLKLAQALYKNGPVLILDEPTAALDPLSEHEVYQDYLHFSENKLSLFISHRLASTRFCDRIIYLRDGAIVEVGSHDQLIALKGQYYTLYEAQAHYYRDNIDDSQAGEEVIEVGGVI
- a CDS encoding ABC transporter ATP-binding protein produces the protein MKHLGLYKRAVLDLWRSGKRYYLLLLIQTFARASQTFVSFIFMNRLITLLSEQNLVAVRSVVSLYLIIFTVLHLLTTLLQPAINDAKELADRRILELPYEKMLTMRYHIVDSAETSQKLERIRMSNMSRQSSLYLINVRIPFLMDYFIRVVWSFILLIPLFTQVRVTGQSQWDWVSSPWVLLIFVIGIVLSIYIQYLSSQKSAEYMSNLDESVIRTNTKFNYENRILENTESGKEIRLYQMQDRLYQNQKELDQSTEKLLRGLNHAGMNGHLLTVVVSQLLHFVAYAIIGIRVLLGMLPIGQIVQLSSALTQLLSNLPNLIQYLAMILSQPDTLVEYYAFIDLPDDQDVGSLPIEKRLDNEYHIAVNQLSFAYPETDDLILNNVSAKFEVGKKYAIVGENGSGKTTFIKLLMRLYEPTAGEITLNKIDAQKYQLSEYFQLFSVVFQDFRLLSFKLGQNIAVNQNYDTDKAMKYIRQLDLEQMVSQLPAGLETYLGKEFSNQGVNLSGGQEQRVALVRALYKNAPIMILDEPTAALDPVTEFNIYQQFDQLINHKTAFYISHRLSSCRFCDEILVFDKGEIIQRGSHDELVKIDGKYADLWHAQAQYYQ